A single region of the Fimbriimonadaceae bacterium genome encodes:
- a CDS encoding thiamine diphosphokinase, whose protein sequence is MTKALGVLAGQDMPDDLLMKWASSADLLFAADGGVNRLHKIGIKPTVVIGDMDSAEGGPLAEALAEVIHLPGQEVTDCDKLLEYVEAQGHSAITLAAVEGDRMDHMLATLHSAARSGLSIRLALRTGIGWVLRAGDEVDLATRVGRQVSLLPLTAVESCSFRGVEWPLEKSPLSPLGPTSISNRAVTEHVHVHLIDGAAAVFLEVPPEELPQW, encoded by the coding sequence ATGACAAAAGCGTTGGGAGTGCTGGCTGGGCAAGACATGCCAGATGACTTGCTCATGAAATGGGCATCCAGCGCAGACCTCCTTTTCGCCGCCGATGGAGGTGTCAACCGCCTTCACAAGATTGGGATAAAGCCCACGGTCGTGATCGGCGACATGGACTCCGCCGAAGGCGGACCGCTCGCCGAAGCCCTTGCAGAAGTGATACACCTACCAGGTCAAGAGGTGACCGATTGCGACAAGTTGCTCGAATATGTGGAAGCCCAAGGACACAGCGCGATCACCCTTGCCGCCGTCGAGGGCGATAGAATGGATCACATGCTCGCCACGCTGCACAGCGCCGCTCGCTCGGGGCTTTCGATTCGACTGGCCTTGCGCACGGGAATAGGCTGGGTCTTGCGTGCCGGAGACGAGGTCGATCTTGCGACCCGTGTGGGGAGGCAAGTGTCCTTATTGCCGCTCACCGCCGTGGAAAGCTGCAGTTTCAGGGGGGTTGAGTGGCCCCTTGAGAAATCTCCTCTAAGTCCCCTCGGACCGACGAGCATCTCCAACCGCGCAGTTACGGAGCACGTTCATGTGCATCTGATCGACGGTGCGGCAGCGGTCTTTCTTGAAGTTCCCCCAGAGGAGCTTCCCCAATGGTGA
- a CDS encoding FHA domain-containing protein: MVENDNLSVAEVEEPTDAVVEETPETADASADVEAPEAPEQEEDFAPAGQARLIVKRQGIETDSVFPLNPPSTIGRFDPGVGPIDVDLADLPEGVYVSRKHAKITCEDDVWKIVDLGSSNGTFVLRDDFERVEEAELADGTEFALGNARFVFRLS, encoded by the coding sequence ATGGTTGAGAACGATAACCTATCTGTAGCAGAGGTCGAAGAACCGACCGATGCAGTCGTCGAAGAGACGCCTGAAACCGCTGATGCGTCAGCCGATGTCGAAGCGCCAGAAGCACCGGAGCAGGAGGAAGATTTTGCCCCTGCAGGTCAGGCGCGTTTGATCGTTAAACGGCAAGGCATTGAGACCGACAGCGTTTTTCCGCTTAATCCTCCTTCGACAATTGGACGCTTTGATCCGGGTGTTGGCCCTATCGATGTCGATCTTGCCGATCTACCCGAGGGTGTTTATGTCTCTCGAAAGCACGCCAAGATCACTTGTGAGGATGATGTTTGGAAGATCGTCGATCTCGGCTCATCGAACGGCACTTTCGTTCTACGCGACGACTTTGAGCGTGTGGAAGAGGCCGAATTGGCGGATGGCACCGAGTTTGCGCTGGGCAACGCGCGGTTTGTCTTCCGTCTGAGTTAA
- a CDS encoding DM13 domain-containing protein — protein MNIKKIALLVAIPVLAIGWYLFHPELLFVNKSVNEGLPAAGQMVQTISQGSFQSYAHETKGIASVVESDGKKYLRLSEFSTSNGPDVRVYLVKGSDSAEDSVKKNGYVELGKLKGNIGDQNYHIPDSVNLDEYKAVSIWCARFSVGFGGATLSQK, from the coding sequence ATGAACATCAAAAAGATCGCACTTCTCGTCGCTATTCCCGTCCTCGCCATCGGTTGGTATCTCTTTCATCCCGAACTGCTGTTCGTGAACAAAAGTGTCAACGAAGGTCTCCCTGCTGCTGGGCAGATGGTTCAGACGATCTCGCAAGGGAGCTTTCAGAGCTATGCTCACGAGACCAAGGGGATTGCGAGCGTTGTTGAAAGCGACGGTAAGAAGTACCTTCGTTTAAGCGAGTTTTCGACCTCGAACGGCCCCGACGTCCGTGTGTATTTGGTGAAGGGCTCGGACAGCGCTGAGGACTCTGTCAAGAAAAACGGTTACGTTGAGCTGGGCAAGCTGAAGGGGAATATCGGAGATCAGAACTATCACATTCCAGATTCGGTGAACCTCGACGAGTACAAAGCCGTATCCATCTGGTGCGCTCGCTTTAGCGTTGGGTTTGGAGGGGCAACGCTTAGCCAGAAGTGA
- a CDS encoding DUF1611 domain-containing protein, whose amino-acid sequence MLQRHQPLAIYMEGALDVDIGKMGFGILRYSPNPVACVIDSRFSGRDQQDITRIPRSCPVVGSVAEAISKGAEVLVLGTAPPGGLIPQAWNSAIQEAINGGLSIVNGLHDLLAPRFPNLKPGQWVWDVRLEPKDLGVNEGRARLLPNKRVLMIGTSMAVGKMTAGLEIYRTALSRGIKAEFVATGQIGITIMGSGVPLDAVRVDYAAGAIEREVMCVAEAELIIVEGQGALIHPGSTATLPLLRGSMPTHLILCHIAGMDMLNRVSWVKVPPLRDYVRLYEDLAEACGTFPRPKTAGICVNTFGLDEAAAREVIQRTQDETGLHVTDPVRFGVDGLLEALG is encoded by the coding sequence ATGCTCCAACGCCATCAGCCGCTTGCGATATACATGGAAGGAGCCCTCGATGTCGATATCGGCAAGATGGGCTTTGGGATTCTCCGGTATTCGCCGAACCCAGTGGCGTGCGTTATCGACTCCCGCTTCTCGGGCAGAGATCAGCAAGACATCACTCGCATACCCCGCTCTTGTCCGGTAGTCGGCAGCGTGGCAGAAGCCATTTCGAAGGGCGCAGAAGTGCTTGTGCTGGGAACTGCCCCACCAGGAGGCTTGATTCCGCAAGCTTGGAACAGCGCTATTCAGGAGGCCATCAATGGAGGACTGAGCATCGTCAATGGCCTTCACGACCTCCTGGCCCCAAGGTTTCCGAATCTCAAACCCGGGCAGTGGGTTTGGGATGTTCGACTCGAACCCAAAGACCTTGGCGTGAACGAAGGCCGCGCCCGATTACTCCCAAACAAGCGCGTGCTGATGATCGGCACAAGTATGGCGGTCGGCAAGATGACGGCCGGCCTGGAGATTTACCGAACCGCGCTGAGCCGGGGTATTAAGGCGGAGTTCGTCGCCACCGGCCAGATCGGAATCACAATCATGGGCTCGGGCGTACCACTTGACGCCGTGCGTGTGGACTATGCCGCAGGAGCCATCGAACGCGAAGTGATGTGCGTTGCCGAGGCTGAACTGATCATCGTGGAAGGTCAAGGCGCGCTGATTCATCCGGGAAGCACCGCCACGCTTCCTCTCTTGCGCGGCTCGATGCCCACCCACCTCATCCTATGCCACATCGCCGGCATGGACATGCTAAATCGCGTGTCGTGGGTGAAGGTGCCGCCCCTTCGCGACTACGTGCGCCTTTATGAAGACCTTGCCGAAGCTTGCGGCACATTTCCCCGGCCCAAGACGGCGGGAATCTGCGTGAACACGTTCGGGTTGGACGAAGCCGCTGCGAGGGAGGTCATCCAACGAACACAGGACGAAACGGGACTGCACGTGACTGATCCTGTGCGGTTTGGGGTGGATGGACTTTTGGAAGCCTTAGGGTAG